One window of Populus nigra chromosome 5, ddPopNigr1.1, whole genome shotgun sequence genomic DNA carries:
- the LOC133695374 gene encoding subtilisin-like protease SBT1.7 — translation MKPLKMQSFTISLFSILLLGVCHVSRATPASNKERKATYIVHMSKPEMPASFEHHTHWYESSLKSVSDSAQMLYTYENAIHGFSTRLTLAEAKLLESQPGILSVMLELRYELHTTRTPEFLGLDKSADLLPQSDSVSEVIIGVLDTGVWPESKSFLDTGFGPVPSSWKGECESGTNFTTKNCNRKLIGARFFARGYEATLGPVDESKESKSPRDGDGHGTHTSSTAGGSSVADASLFGYAAGTARGMAARARVAVYKVCWVGGCFSSDILAAMDKAIDDGVNVLSMSLGGSMSYYYRDSVAIGAFAAMEKGIFVSCSAGNAGPSSYSLSNVAPWITTVGAGTLDRDFPAFVSLGNGKNYSGVSLYKGDAILPGKLLPFVYAGNASNATNGNLCMMGTLIPEQVAGKIVLCDRGVNPRVQKGAVVKAAGGLGMVLSNTDANGEELVADAHLLPATAVGQKGGDEIKNYLFSDPKPTVTILFEGTKVGIQPSPVVAAFSSRGPNSITPDILKPDMIAPGVNILAGWVGSVGPTGLATDGRRVEFNIISGTSMSCPHVSGLAALIKAAHPDWSPAAIKSALMTTAYVTYKNGNKLQDVATGKDSTPFDHGAGHVDPVSALNPGLVYDLTADDYLNFLCALNYSATEITSLARRKFTCDASKKYSVTDLNYPSFAVNFGSGGADVVIKHSRTLTNVGAPGTYKVLISLQSPGVKVAVEPETLSFRQANEKKSYTVTFTGSSMPADTNSFGRIEWSNGKQIVGSPIAVSWT, via the coding sequence ATGAAGccattgaagatgcaatcatttACTATCTCTCTTTTTAGTATTCTCCTTCTGGGTGTTTGCCACGTGTCCCGGGCAACACCAGCGTCGAACAAGGAGAGAAAAGCAACTTACATAGTTCACATGTCCAAACCCGAGATGCCGGCGAGTTTTGAACACCACACTCACTGGTACGAATCCTCACTCAAATCGGTCTCTGACTCAGCCCAAATGCTCTACACCTACGAGAATGCAATCCATGGGTTTTCCACTCGGTTAACACTGGCAGAAGCAAAGTTACTCGAGAGCCAACCCGGGATTCTCTCTGTAATGCTTGAGTTGAGATACGAGTTGCACACAACTCGTACACCAGAGTTCCTTGGACTCGACAAAAGCGCTGATTTGTTACCCCAGTCTGACTCAGTCAGTGAAGTGATCATTGGTGTGCTGGATACAGGTGTTTGGCCAGAGAGCAAGAGTTTTCTTGATACCGGCTTTGGTCCTGTTCCAAGTTCCTGGAAAGGCGAGTGTGAATCGGGCACCAACTTCACGACAAAAAACTGTAACCGCAAATTAATCGGTGCAAGATTCTTTGCTAGAGGCTATGAGGCCACGTTAGGCCCAGTTGATGaatcaaaagaatcaaaatcGCCAAGAGATGGCGACGGCCATGGTACTCACACCTCTTCTACGGCAGGTGGATCGTCTGTGGCAGATGCGAGCCTATTTGGATACGCAGCTGGAACAGCGCGTGGGATGGCTGCCCGTGCAAGGGTGGCTGTCTATAAAGTGTGCTGGGTTGGTGGTTGTTTCAGTTCTGATATTTTAGCGGCCATGGATAAAGCCATTGATGATGGTGTTAATGTTCTTTCCATGTCACTTGGCGGAAGCATGTCTTATTATTATAGAGATAGTGTTGCGATTGGAGCTTTTGCAGCTATGGAGAAGGGGATTTTTGTCTCTTGCTCAGCTGGGAATGCAGGTCCAAGCTCGTATAGTTTGTCCAATGTTGCTCCTTGGATAACTACTGTTGGGGCTGGCACTTTGGATCGTGACTTCCCTGCTTTTGTTAGTCTTGGTAATGGGAAAAATTACTCGGGTGTTTCTCTTTATAAGGGGGATGCAATTTTACCAGGAAAGCTTTTGCCATTTGTTTATGCTGGTAATGCTAGTAATGCAACAAATGGTAATTTGTGCATGATGGGTACTTTGATCCCTGAACAAGTTGCAGGTAAAATAGTGCTGTGTGATCGTGGAGTGAATCCTAGAGTGCAAAAAGGAGCTGTAGTCAAAGCAGCTGGTGGCTTAGGCATGGTTTTGTCAAATACTGACGCCAATGGTGAAGAATTGGTTGCTGATGCTCACTTACTACCAGCTACAgcagttggtcaaaaaggtggagatgagatcaagaattatttgttttcaGATCCAAAACCAACGGTGACTATTCTTTTTGAAGGCACCAAAGTTGGGATTCAACCATCTCCAGTTGTTGCAGCATTTAGCTCAAGAGGGCCTAATTCGATCACACCGGACATCTTGAAGCCGGACATGATTGCACCAGGTGTCAACATCTTGGCGGGTTGGGTGGGTTCGGTTGGTCCTACTGGGCTGGCTACCGATGGCAGGCGGGTGGAGTTCAACATTATCTCAGGAACCTCAATGTCCTGCCCACATGTGAGCGGCCTCGCTGCATTGATCAAAGCCGCTCATCCTGACTGGAGCCCAGCAGCTATCAAATCAGCACTAATGACCACAGCTTATGTAACTTACAAGAACGGCAACAAATTGCAAGATGTTGCTACTGGGAAGGATTCTACGCCGTTTGATCATGGGGCCGGGCATGTAGATCCGGTTTCGGCACTCAACCCAGGGCTTGTTTATGATCTCACGGCAGATGACTACTTGAATTTCCTGTGTGCGTTGAACTACTCTGCAACAGAAATCACCAGCCTTGCAAGAAGAAAATTCACATGCGATGCCTCCAAGAAATATAGTGTGACCGATCTCAACTACCCTTCTTTTGCAGTCAATTTTGGCAGCGGTGGTGCTGATGTGGTAATTAAGCACTCACGAACACTTACCAATGTCGGCGCGCCGGGGACGTACAAGGTGCTGATATCATTGCAATCTCCAGGTGTGAAGGTGGCAGTCGAGCCAGAAACATTGAGTTTCCGTCAAGCGAATGAGAAGAAATCTTACACAGTTACTTTTACTGGGAGCTCAATGCCTGCCGATACTAATAGCTTCGGCCGGATAGAATGGTCTAACGGGAAACAAATTGTTGGCAGTCCAATAGCAGTTAGTTGGACTTAG
- the LOC133693963 gene encoding uncharacterized protein LOC133693963 translates to MEKKQEKKHEQQMEKRPESSHEDKKVNSEGLPVEDSPYVNYGDLEDYKRKAYGTEGHLEPKTGRGAGASTDAPTISGGALSS, encoded by the coding sequence ATGGAGAAGAAGCAAGAGAAAAAGCATGAGCAGCAGATGGAGAAAAGGCCAGAGAGTTCTCACGAAGACAAGAAGGTAAACTCAGAGGGTCTCCCAGTTGAGGACAGTCCTTACGTGAATTACGGAGACTTGGAGGATTACAAGCGTAAAGCGTATGGGACTGAAGGTCATCTTGAGCCGAAGACTGGCCGTGGCGCTGGTGCCAGTACTGATGCGCCAACTATTTCTGGCGGAGCTCTCTCCTCTTGA